A stretch of DNA from Hydra vulgaris chromosome 03, alternate assembly HydraT2T_AEP:
GTATATTTTGTGATTTGGTATAATGCAACATAGGTAGCTAAATTTATAGCTCTCATTCCAGTTGCCAATATAATTTTTCTAGAGAAAACTGGAAAAGCGACTTCACCATACAATTCGCTTTCGCAATCACTGTCACTACCAACTCCATCTTCAGTTTCTTGATAACCgctttttctaataaattctaaatttgtttcttcaagttttttgtACAAACCTAGCAGTGTTGTAGTCTCAATAGCAGATGATAAACTCTCGTCTAATTTTTCATTTGATGCTAGTGCTAGCCTAATATCTCTTACTATCTGCCAAAATTCTTTATCTCTCTTGATTTGATCATTCTCTACCCAttggtcattttttttaaatgtaaaaaatccaccCTCAAGATCAGCGTCTTTGATTTCTAGAGTTGCAACTGTTTCATAGTTTAGTCTGCTCAATAATATGCGTATAGGCGCTGCCATATCTGGTTTTTGTTGATCTAGCTCTTTTAATACAAGGTTTGCTAATATATCAATATACCAATCTTGCCTTACAAGTTGATGTACTACTTTTCGTCCAGAAGAATCGCCAACTTTACATAATGTGCTAAAAAGTGAATCTTCATATTTCCAGCCTTCAACTTCTTTTGGCTTTATAGCTTGTTTTTGTGCTTGCCGCTTTTcatagtcatttttttttgcatcattaTAACTATCAATTTctgcatttataatttttagctttattGATTCTATACCTAATTTGAAGCTACAGCCTGATTCAAGTAAAGGCGATAAAAATTTATCCCATAAACTTACTAATCCTTCAGCTAAAACCTCTGTATATATAATTGGCACAAGACCTACGTTGATTCTGAAGCTATCTCCTGTATCACCAACACTTGGTAGGTTATGCCCAAAGCTAGATCGTAGAACTAACTCTATCGGCACATTTTTTCTCCAAGCTATTTGATTAGTAATTGCAACAAAATATGctgtaattaatttatataaccCACCTTTTTCTGTTTTACTTTCAATGTTTATAAGTATTGGAGTTGTTATACTGACTATAATACAAGGATAATCATTCTTATAATAAGGGATTATGGATGTTAATTTTGACTTACGATCTtcagttttcaaattaaaatttcttattacctctttacaaatttttcctttatacaGAAGTATTTCATCGTAAAGATAAGGCTCGTAGCTTGAAACAACTCTATCCTTTTTAGGTGTTATATCTTTTGGCGTTCCACTATATAAAATTCCAGCATATTCTTGATTATCAAAAGGGCTATGAAAAGCTCCAGTTTTAGCTGCGGTTCCTTTagcattaatataaaaattcatataagcTTTGTTGTTTAGTTTTGATAATCTATCTGCATTTCCACCACGACTTGTTGAACGAAAGTAAGTGCCCCAATACTCCTTAATTTTCATATCAAAAGCACTGGTATGTTCAAACCTGGTCTTATATTCACATCTTGGAAAATAATAAGGATTATTGGCAATATTTCCTTGATCTAGTAAAGATAAAGAAGCAAGTTTTTTGGGCAATTCTTCATCAATACTagactcttcttttttttctttatcactaACTTCTACAGCTGATTGATCTACCGTTAAAGATTTtgtagaataatttttcaattcttcATCGGAAGTTTGAGGATAATTACCATCATGAGCATCTAAATATGTAATGaacaaagaattaaataaacaatttccaTCACCTGGAACATTATACTTAGatttactcatttttatttttctttatattgttaaattCTTAGGATCATCTATGCATTTGAACCTTTTGATATAATCATTTACAGCTTATAAATGACCTGcattttctttagatttttaaataaattataataaaaattttaatttagtatttgcTTATGAATTAAAATAGTATTCATTAGCTCTATTATTGTCAATTTTTAGTTGCCATAGCTATATGGAAATAAACTTGAAatagtaaattttcaaaaaagtgctaaattactttgaatttttaaaattatttcaaagcaTGCAAAATATACAGTAATCTAAATTAGGTATTTggtttcttaattataaaatatgccaAGGCTATATACTATGTACTTGACTTACCATGCAACAAAAATATTCAGaattattgtataaattaatactattaatCTTAATAATACAAACTATTCTAActtctaaataatttaaataaaaatttaagtagctctatttgatataatttaagTCTACATCGACTAGACTATTTAAAgctcataataaatattttgatgtaTTTAGAATTAATCAAGATTATCATGAGACAATATTAGTAAGACAAGTAGAAGAAAATAAGGATGAGAGAATTAACAAAAGCAATTGagcaatatattattaatatttatagttagaagtattaaattaatgaatttgGTCAAGCACtaatcatattaaaaataggTATAGGCGCTACTTATCATAGCGATTTACTGTTGGCAAGTTAAATAGTTCTAAGACAAGGCTTTGTTTTACTCCACTACGTGCAAATTGTGGGCAAGATGGTTGCAGAGCAAATAATTCatgataaaaatacaatttacatGCAAGCTTACGTTCTTACTCATCCTCAAATCATAGATACTTTAATTAACGCTAAGCAAAGAGGagttgatgtaaaaatattacttgATCTTAGTAACTTATTACagaaatattctaaaataaaagagTTAGCAAATGTTGAATTTGAGCTTACAATTGATACGGTACCAGCTATTGCTTATAACAAAGTTATaattatagataatataattacaattactaaaagttttaactttacaGTTTCTACAGATACTAGAAATGCTAAAAATATCTTAATCATTGATGATTACAATATAGCTTaaagatactttaaaaattgGCAATATAGAAAAGATACAAATTAAttgatgaataaaaaatcttataaaaacgttaataaagctataaataatataattgtttttagtgaattatattttttaaccataCATATTACTTATTCAGTTTTAAGAACTTCTCTATACTCTTTAATCAGTAGCAGTTAAAGCatttaaataatcataattGAAGATATAAATgcgattattattattaataactgtGTACTCAAAAGTctaaatactttattttcagAACTCCAATATTTTTTGGTAAGATAGTAAATTTAACTATATTCCACAATATATATGTCAAAGCTATTACCATGATCTTACTTTCATcataaataactaatataatgcagaaagttcattatttgatacctttatgaatgtttaaaaatacataaagactggtaaataaatatatattataataacacCATGTCAATTTTATTATGCAAAGCTATGTAAGCTATCAAATTAAAAGGTGAAAAGTATATATTTGAAAACAGCTCAAAACAAATCAAgtaagtaatatatttaaatacttacgCTTAAGCTTATCATTTACAAATGTTAGTCATGAAGAACTTGAAGATATCGTAAAcaataagattaaaaatgaaaacgcatatttacattttttattattataataatatttatttatacttatttatataataatatttaatttatttattgtatttatataagttatagtatattatatacttaggtataataattaaataagaaatattatgATAGTAAAATCTATCACAATATCTGATAAGAATCAGATTGCCAtacctaaaaaatttgttaaacatttaggaagcaaaataattaaactagaaatagtaaataataatgaaGTAAGAATGATTCCAGTAAAAGATGCAGGTGGTAGTTTAACagattttgctaaaaaaaatgtatcaaaaaattttaatgatattagAGTACAGGCTTGGAATCAAGTTATCAAACAAAGGTTTATAAAAGGataaaatggatataaaaattattgacacCATATTAATAATtagatatttaattaataatcaccccaaacattataaattatcaaaagattattttgatTTAGTAAAACTTggcaaaataaatgtttatcttGAACAAACAGTTTTTACAGAAGTTGTTTTggtattatctaaaatttatgaaatacccaagtataaaattaaagaagctTTAAGTGGAATGCTAACATATAAAGgtattaaatatctaaatgaTAAGTATAAGAAGGTTAATTATTAACCTTTAACCTCTTCCATACCCATGGAGGATCAAACCGCTCTTCTTGCCATaagcctttttttaaatgttttgctaGTGCTTAATCTAACATAAACTTGTATCATAGTGTTTATAGGAATAAGCATAACTCTTTCTAACCATTTCTTTGTTTAAGGTTAATACCACCCGCATAGCAATATGATAATATTTTCCCATGATTATCAAAGCCTTTATTTGTACAAGAGACCTTCTTACCATTTATTCAGTTTGATTAGTTTATTTCTAGCGTTGTATCCTATACAAACCTGTTctatagtttcattttttttaagtacgcaatgttgatttatttctgGTGCATCTATTTTTTTGTAGTCTGATTTTAGGCTTATCTATCTTAGTAGTGTTGCCATCAATTACTTTAACGTGAGTACTAGtaaattctattttttgaataaattgcgCTACGCTCTTCATTGgacaatatgttaaaaataaaaatgccatatacatagcaaaaaattttcttaagcCTCGTTTTTAATGGTGAGtgtttgataaattatttaataaccaGTGATTGAAAATAATcctataataaaattatgtcagatttttttataactttttaagtctttttaattagatataatTAAGCACCTTATGGACAAGAAGAATTATTATGATAGCAACCTTGGGTTGTTATTATATCAATAATCTCAATaatctttatgtaaaaaaataaaattacaaaaacaatagtttttgaTAAGATAAAATAGGTTTTGGGCCAATATCTACATGCAATGCTAAATTTAGTCCCCACCTCGCCTTGAATTAGCCTATTAATCAATTAAAAGAATGCccttaaatattgtaaaatgtatATGCGATGTtactacttttttataaattcatattttacaatttaaatacaatttccTTAAAATAATTGCCAATAACTATCGCTTCCTATTACGCAAAACCTTAGTGGCATATCATTAAAAACTCGACATGGTTTAAGTTGTTAGATACACAAGCATATATGTAAGCATGTTTGTTATTAGAGgtaaataattatgataaagattataCATATAAcccattttcaattaataatcTTCTGGCTTTCTTCGTATAGGCTTTACGCAACAGTATTTTAATCCTTCTCCTATAGGTTTATCCTAAacgttataaatttttatttttaattccaaaGTGTGCGATAATATCAATCTTAGGCTTGGCAGTAAGCACTTGAATAGCCTGGTTGTTCCAATATTATtgctaatgaaaaaatatacacCTAATGCTAGTTTAATTAAAtctgattttttctaaaacataatTGATCATTAATTAAGCATTTCTAAAAAGTTATAGTGATTGATAACATTTTATCAAATTAGAAGTGTAAAGCTATTTAGAGTTAGTTTTGTAAATCATTAGCGttataattaaatgtaaaacaaccattaccaatgatatattaaaaataactagatgtctaacttccgcgtattttttgaagcaaaaatcGGCCATTATGGggggcaaatttaaaaaatagtaaatcacGGTTGTTTGGATCAAATAATATTCgatatttaatattcaaaatttataaatcatgGTTAATTCTTGTGCTGCAGCTGGTTGCACAAATAGAGCAATGAAAAACGACAACAGAGCATTTCATAAATTTCCAATTAATAATAGGGAACTCTGTAAAAGGTGGATTGTTGCGATAAAACGTGAAACATTTATTCCTACTGAGCACAGCCGCATATGTAGTGATCACTTTTTACCTTCAGATTACAGTATACCTGATTTTAATAACAAGCctaaattaaaacctttttctgTGCCATCTGTTATTATTGATTCAAAACCAAAagtcaaaagaaagtttagtTCTATATCgccacaaaaaaataaaaagagactcattaaaaaagtttcagaaaCAGGCAGTCACCATCACATCGATTTCCATTCGGATATAAGTGATAACAATAATGTTGCTGCTAATAGTAacgaaatttatattaatagtgttattttaaaaacaacagaGAGTATTGATTGCCAGGACCTGGCCCAGGTGGATATAGATAGTAGCTTTAATATTATCGAAAGTAGTAACACAATTATTAATGATGATTCtattatttctaaaagtacATTATCGACAAATGCAAGTCCaactaaagcaaaattaaaagcaaaaattaaaattcttaaacaaaagttgcgacgaaaagaaaaaaaaataaattcattaaaggTTATGCTAAAAAatctaagcaaaaaaaaaattgtttctgaaGATGCTGCTAATATTCTTTGTGAAAACTTTAGTGGATTgacttttgatattataaaaaatcagtttaaaaacaatacctCACTTCCAAAAGGGCATAGGTATactgatgaaattaaaaaatttgcaataacaCTGCATTTTTACTCACCTAAAGCATACAATTTTCTACGGCCTATACTCCATTTACCTGCTTCAAGCTCTCTAGCCAACTGGACTTCCTCTGTAGATTGTGAACCTGGtttttttgaagatgttttaagttatattagTATAAAAGCAGAGACTGACattaattataaagattgtgCATTAATTATAGATGCAATGGCAATCAAAACATCAATTCTAAACGATAAAAAGACAGGTCGATTCATTGGATTTACAGATTATGGAAAAGATATTGTTGCAATTGAACCAGATACACCAGCTACAGAAGCATTGGTATTTATGCTGGTAGGATTACGAGGTCATTGGAAAACACCTATTGGCTATATACTGTGTAGTAAAATAACAGCTGAAAACCTTTCAtgtcttattaaaaaagcattaacagtttcctctgataaaaaaattaatgtacgTAGCATTACATTTGATGGTATAAATGTTAACTTTAATTCTGTTGCATCACTAGGATGTACATTTGGGAAAAgactagaaaaaattaatggaagATTTACTTTTGAAGGCTATAATCACTACTTGTATGTAATCCCTGACCCAAGTCATATGCTAAAATTAGCTAGAAATGCATTATGTGATTTAGAGGTACTTAAGGATTGTGATGGAAAATACATTAAATGGAGTTATATAAAAGCTTTATATGAAATACAGAAAGAAGAAGgattaaaatttgcaaataaaatctcaataaaacatatttatttccaGCGTCACAAAATGAATGTTAAGTTTGCTGCACAAACACTTAGTAGTTCAGTTGCAGATGCAATTGAATTTCTGATGTTTTCCAAACATCCAAATTTC
This window harbors:
- the LOC136078015 gene encoding uncharacterized protein LOC136078015 — protein: MNTVMMEIKHCLTDAHDGNYPQTSDEELKNYSTKSLTVDQSAVEVSDKEKKEESSIDEELPKKLASLSLLDQGNIANNPYYFPRCEYKTRFEHTSAFDMKIKEYWGTYFRSTSRGGNADRLSKLNNKAYMNFYINAKGTAAKTGAFHSPFDNQEYAGILYSGTPKDITPKKDRVVSSYEPYLYDEILLYKGKICKEVIRNFNLKTEDRKSKLTSIIPYYKNDYPCIIVSITTPILINIESKTEKGGLYKLITAYFVAITNQIAWRKNVPIELVLRSSFGHNLPSVGDTGDSFRINVGLVPIIYTEVLAEGLVSLWDKFLSPLLESGCSFKLGIESIKLKIINAEIDSYNDAKKNDYEKRQAQKQAIKPKEVEGWKYEDSLFSTLCKVGDSSGRKVVHQLVRQDWYIDILANLVLKELDQQKPDMAAPIRILLSRLNYETVATLEIKDADLEGGFFTFKKNDQWVENDQIKRDKEFWQIVRDIRLALASNEKLDESLSSAIETTTLLGLYKKLEETNLEFIRKSGYQETEDGVGSDSDCESELYGEVAFPVFSRKIILATGMRAINLATYVALYQITKYTEASSYKLLSDSMYYETKEAVSSVLNAFSGFFEVPTKKKNLKIQ